The genomic stretch CTTAAGGGATGGCAGACACGTGGAGagccccttctcctttctctatggCCTGGCTGGCTTGATGCCCATGGCACACTTTGGCTTGagcttggctggtatttatctaataaagaaaccttagccttacggactgcgGATCAATCTCTTCAATCCTCCATTCCACACCTACCCGCACTCCAAGACCAAAGGAAAAGCTTGGGAAAGCAGCGTgggacacccccaccccagtacCAGTCCCTACCCCTGTGCTCCTCCAATCAGGCCAACCTCAGATACTCCTCCATTCCACATATACCCGAACCCCAAGACCAAAGGAGTGGCTTGGAAAAGCAGCCTGTCAGTCACAAGCACCTCAGTACCAATGCCAACCCCTGTATTCCTCCAACTAAATCCACTTCAGACCCTCCTCCATTCCACACCTACCCCCATCCCATGGCCAAAGGAAACACCTGTGAAAGCAGCCTGTGGGTCACCTGCACCACAGTACCTGTCCAAACCTCTAAGTTCCTCCAACTAAGCCCACCTAAGACACTCCTCTATTCCACACCTACCCCAACCCCGTGGCAAATGGAAAAGCTTGGGAAAGCAGCCTGTGGTTCACTGGCACCCCAGTAGCAGTCCCAAAACTCATTGTTCCTCCAACTAAGCCCTCCTCAGACACTCCTCCATTCCACACCTACCCCAACCCCATGGCCAAAGGAAAAACTTGGGAAAGTAGCCTTTGGGTTACTTGGACCCCAGTACCTATCCCACCAACTGTGTTCCTCCAACTATGGGCCACCTGAGACACTCCTCCATACCACACctatgtaggggatgctgtagccacgcctaggAGGGGATGGCTATAGGTGTGTTTGACCACGCCTGGGAGGGCGTAGTCAGGATGACGTCGAGGCAGAGTTTCAGTGGCTGGTcacttttggttttccttttcggCTTGCTCTACAGACTGCTACAGTGCCGGCAGGCTAGGTCGCTATGTAAGTAAGGCCTATTCACTATTAAATACCCGTATATTTCTGcatggctccgtattggtaatttcccactatacacctATTCCCACcccatttacaaaagaaaagattgGGAAAGCAGCGTGTGGTTCGCAACACCCCAGTACCAGTCCTAACCCCTGTGTTCCTCCAATTAGGCCCACCTCAGACACTCCTCCATCACACACATATCCCCACAACATGGCCAAAGGAAAAGCTTAGGAGAGCAGCCTGTGGTTCACCTGCACTCCCGTACCAGTCCAACCCCCTGTGTTCCTCCAACAAAGGTCACCTCAGACACACCTCCATTCGTCACGTACCCCAAACCCATGGCAAAAGGAGTAGCTTGGAAAACCAGCCGGTGGATCACCCGCACCCCAGTACCAGTCCCACCCCCTGTCTCCCTCCAACTAATGCCACCTCACACACTCCTCTATTCCACACTTACCCCCACCTAATTGCCAAAGGAAAAGCTTGGGAGAGTAGGCTGTGGTTACACTCACCCCAGTACCAGTCTCACCCCCTGTGTTCCTCCAATTAATTAGGCCCTCCTCAGACACTCATCCATTACAAACATAACCAAAATCCATTGCCAAAGGAAGAGCTTGGGAAGCAGTCTGTGGGTACAAAGCACCCCAGTAAAAGTCGCACATCCTATGTTCCTCTGACGAGGCCCAACCCAGAAGCTCCCCAATTGCACACCTACCCCCACAAAATGGCCATAGGAAAAGCTTTGGTAAGCAGCCTTTTGGTCACCTGCACACCAGGAACCAGTGCTACCCACTGTGTTCCTCCAACTAAGCCCACCTCAGACAGTCCTCTGTGGGTTACACACACCAGTAACAGTCCCACCCACTATTTTCCTCCAACTAGGGCCACCACAAGCGATCCTCCATTCCACACCCGCCCCACCCCAAGACCAAAGGAAAGCTTGGGAAAGCAGGCTGTGGGTCACTGGCATCCAAGTGTCAGGCCCAGCACCCCTGTTTCTAAAAATGGGCCCACCTCACCCACTGGTACATtccacacatacacccacccCATGGCCAAAGGAAAATCCTGTGAAAGCAGCCTGTGGGTCACCCGCACCCCAGTACCACTCTGAACCCCTGTGTTCCTCCAACTAGGCTCACCTCAGACACTCCTCCATGACACAGCTCCCCCCACCCATGACCAACGATAAAGCTTGAGAAAGCAGCCTGTGGGTCACCTGTAATCCAGTACCAGTCCCACCCCATGTGTTCCTCCAATTAAGCCCACCTCCGACACTCCTCCattccacacctactccaacccCAGAGCAAAAGGAGTAGATTGGGAAGGAACACCGGCACCCCAGTACCACAGCGACACCATGTCTCTCTCCAAGTAATCCCACCGCACACACTCCTCTGTTCCACACTTACCCCCAACACACGGCCAACGGAAATGCTTGTGAAAGCAGCCTGTGGGTCACCCGCAACCCAGTACCAGTCTCACCCCATGTGTTCCTCCAATTAGGCCCACCTCAGGCACTCCTCCATTACACTCATACCCCCACCCATTGAAAACCGAAAAGTTTGGGAAAGCAGCCTGTGGATCCCCCATACCCCAGTACAAGTCCCACCCCTTTTGTTCCTCCAACTAGGCCCAAATCAGAAACTCCTCCATTGCACACCTACCCCCACGCCATGGCCAAAGGAAAAGCTTGGGAAAGCAGCCTTTTGGTCACCCGCACCCCAGTACCAGTCCCACCCCCTGTGTTCCTCCAACTAAGCCCACCTCCGACACTCCTCCGTTCCACACCTACCCCTAACCCATGGTAAAACAAAAGCTTGGGAAAGCAGCCTGTGGGTCACCCGCACCCCAGTCCCAGTCCCACCCCCTGTGTTCCTCCAACTAGGGTGCGCCCAGAAGGACCTCCATTCCAAAACTTCCCCCACCCAATGACTAAAGGAACAGCTTGGGAAAGCAGCCTGTGGGTAACCCGGACCCAGTACCAGTCCCAACCCCTGTGTTTGTCCAACGTGGGCCACCTCAGACACTCCTCCATTCCACACCTACCCCATACCCCATGGACAAAACAAAAGCTTGGGAATGCTGCCTGTGGGTCACCCGCACCCCAGTACCCGTCCCACCCCATGTTCTCCTCCAAAAAGGCCCACATGAGACACTCCTCCATTCCACACCTACCCACACCCCACGACCAACGGAATACCTTGGGAAAGCAAGCTGTGGGTCACACGCACCCCAGTACCAGTCCCACCCCCTATGTTCCTCCCACTAGGCTGAGCTCAGCCTCTGCCCCCACCGAACCCCACACCCACCTGCATCCCATTCCCCAACGAAAAGCCAGGGAAGCAAACCTGTTGTTTTCTTGAACTCAAGGTTTAATAACAACACaactgggagagaaggaagggaccaGGTTGGCCAGCTATGCAGGGCGGCCTGTGGGAAGGTTTGGGCGGGATGGACTGATGACTCAGTGGATAGATAGATGGGGTGGTTGGGCCAGTCAGCGACCCAGAGCCAGGCggcagcagaggcagcagcaggtaGTAGCTAGGTCTGACgtcgacgacgacgacgacgtcCAGCTGGGGCCGTCTGAGAGATGGTGGTGAATTGCAACAGTTGGCTCAGAAGGGTGTTGTTGTAGACGGTCAAGTCTAGGATCTCAGGGGTGATGAGCCTCTGGGCGCCTAGGCGTTGGGCCTCATTGCTTGCCAGCTCCAGCAGCCTGCGTGTCAGGAACTCCAGGATGGCGGTCAGCAAGATGGGCACTGTTTCGCTCAGCCTCGGGGCATGGCCGCTCTCACGAAGATGGTGCTCCACCAGGCTCACAGAGAAGGTCAGCTCGGCTCTGTCGGTGCGGGAGCGGCGAGACGACGACCCTCGAAGGCTGCTCTGCCTGGTCCTGGGCATGCTGGCCTCGGAGTGCGACCTCACAGGTTGGCTAGGCTCCACCTGGCTGCTCTCTGCTGGCTTGCTGGGCTCTGGGCCCCCAAGCTGATCCCAACTGTCCCCTCTGTGCCTCGAACCGTATCCTCGAGACCCCTCAC from Cricetulus griseus strain 17A/GY chromosome X, alternate assembly CriGri-PICRH-1.0, whole genome shotgun sequence encodes the following:
- the LOC113837821 gene encoding histone H2A-Bbd type 2/3-like — translated: MPRTRQSSLRGSSSRRSRTDRAELTFSVSLVEHHLRESGHAPRLSETVPILLTAILEFLTRRLLELASNEAQRLGAQRLITPEILDLTVYNNTLLSQLLQFTTISQTAPAGRRRRRRRQT